The following proteins come from a genomic window of Bradyrhizobium paxllaeri:
- a CDS encoding prepilin peptidase → MIRALRKTCDRTGRFFGDTLAWQPSGRQYVVVAWGLIAGAIWLALGLAGDPGWVSLALVGCYLVVLLASVCAIDGRYGIIPDSMVLALAAGGALQAYLWAPVDLWSRGVEAVLVFAAAALFRAGYRWLRGHDGLGFGDVKFVAAGTFWIGAEGIPGLLLIAVASALASLLILRAQGHELDRKQAISFGPHLTIGLWWIWVLGQQPV, encoded by the coding sequence ATGATTCGCGCGCTCCGCAAGACCTGCGACCGTACCGGCCGCTTTTTCGGCGACACGCTGGCGTGGCAGCCGTCCGGTCGGCAATACGTCGTCGTGGCATGGGGCCTGATCGCCGGCGCGATCTGGCTCGCACTTGGCCTTGCAGGCGATCCTGGCTGGGTATCGCTCGCCTTGGTCGGCTGCTACCTCGTCGTTCTCCTGGCCAGCGTATGCGCCATAGACGGCCGTTACGGCATCATTCCGGACAGCATGGTCCTGGCGCTGGCCGCTGGCGGAGCGCTACAGGCCTATCTGTGGGCCCCGGTAGACCTCTGGTCGCGCGGGGTGGAAGCTGTGCTGGTCTTTGCCGCCGCGGCCCTGTTTCGCGCCGGTTATCGCTGGCTGCGGGGCCATGACGGGCTGGGGTTCGGCGACGTCAAATTTGTCGCGGCGGGCACCTTTTGGATCGGCGCGGAAGGGATCCCCGGCTTGCTGTTGATCGCGGTGGCTTCCGCCTTGGCCAGCTTGCTGATCCTGAGAGCGCAAGGACATGAGCTGGATCGCAAGCAGGCGATCTCGTTCGGCCCGCACCTTACCATCGGCCTTTGGTGGATCTGGGTGTTGGGACAGCAGCCGGTTTAG
- the gspM gene encoding type II secretion system protein GspM, protein MIGSLKLARGTPFLAFNAAAILFVLIFLVAPILGHFASRGEEISDHAAQLAHFQNVTRTARKSAGSVGLTGDPFLPGNEERLASADLQASLKSMAANAGVNVLAIRGLQGGRSQSLPMIAVSVELEGPLKAVRDMIFAIENQTPLLFVSSASFRSLADGEDGPIRAEFRVQGAIRNGSQPAGDRAVDGQQAGRRSALVERTP, encoded by the coding sequence ATGATTGGAAGTCTGAAACTGGCGCGCGGGACGCCGTTCCTGGCCTTCAACGCCGCCGCGATACTCTTCGTTCTCATCTTCCTCGTCGCACCCATCCTGGGACACTTTGCCTCGCGGGGCGAAGAGATTTCGGACCATGCGGCGCAGCTTGCGCATTTCCAGAACGTGACGCGCACGGCAAGGAAGTCGGCCGGCAGCGTCGGGCTGACAGGCGATCCCTTCCTGCCCGGCAATGAAGAGCGCCTTGCCAGCGCCGATCTGCAGGCCAGCCTGAAATCGATGGCCGCGAATGCCGGCGTCAACGTGCTCGCGATCCGGGGATTGCAGGGGGGCCGGTCCCAGTCGCTGCCCATGATCGCCGTCAGCGTCGAGCTCGAAGGGCCGTTGAAGGCCGTTCGCGACATGATCTTTGCGATCGAGAATCAGACGCCGCTGTTGTTTGTGTCCTCAGCTTCGTTCCGCAGCCTGGCGGACGGGGAGGACGGTCCGATTAGGGCGGAGTTCAGGGTTCAGGGTGCGATCCGGAACGGTTCGCAACCTGCCGGTGACCGGGCGGTGGATGGCCAGCAAGCCGGTCGCCGATCGGCCTTGGTGGAGCGGACGCCATGA
- a CDS encoding PilN domain-containing protein codes for MPVANLPARAGGLHVLTAWGRDFAQWWLSGLRDAVPARWREWAAGEARPAVTLWRDGDSVTCRLTSAAGPVEIRIPSSHFSVAALEQWLTEQGVSREVVTVAPVISRELFFLRELSVPRAAFAALPRILEQDILRRTPFQLPDIWHAATAVGEGADGVVQMCHWIIRRDRAEAALSELGLASRDIDCLAVTDAGGEAVPVITFRTVSDEDPAWALRAVRLLAVAALGAVLLGLVVFEWRQASVAAALETALIEARQSAQSGRDGMDPAARLFAMKADTGVLAVWDELSRILPDHTFLTETRIADGTVTLSGFSADAAGLVRIIDQSPLFSGATLTSAITTDANERKDRFSILFKLRGARAARPAARSRTAP; via the coding sequence ATGCCTGTCGCCAATCTGCCAGCCCGCGCCGGTGGCCTCCACGTCCTCACGGCGTGGGGCAGGGATTTTGCGCAGTGGTGGCTGTCGGGCTTGCGCGATGCGGTTCCCGCACGCTGGCGCGAATGGGCTGCCGGCGAGGCGAGACCGGCCGTGACGCTTTGGCGGGATGGCGACAGCGTCACGTGCCGCCTGACGTCTGCCGCCGGCCCGGTGGAAATCCGGATTCCCTCATCCCACTTCAGCGTGGCCGCACTCGAACAGTGGCTCACCGAACAGGGCGTGTCACGGGAGGTTGTGACAGTCGCACCGGTGATTTCGCGCGAGCTTTTCTTTCTGCGGGAGTTGAGCGTGCCCAGGGCCGCCTTCGCTGCCCTGCCCAGGATCCTGGAGCAGGACATCTTGCGGCGGACGCCATTCCAGCTTCCGGATATCTGGCATGCCGCCACCGCCGTCGGCGAGGGGGCGGACGGCGTCGTGCAGATGTGCCACTGGATCATCCGGCGCGATCGCGCCGAGGCCGCCTTGTCGGAGCTCGGTCTGGCGTCGCGCGATATCGATTGTCTGGCGGTGACGGATGCCGGCGGTGAGGCCGTGCCCGTGATCACGTTCCGCACCGTGAGCGACGAAGATCCGGCGTGGGCGTTGCGCGCGGTCCGGCTGCTGGCGGTCGCCGCGCTTGGGGCCGTCCTGCTCGGCCTCGTCGTCTTCGAATGGCGCCAGGCCAGCGTTGCCGCCGCGCTGGAGACGGCGCTCATCGAGGCGCGGCAATCGGCTCAGAGCGGCCGCGACGGGATGGATCCCGCGGCGCGCCTGTTCGCAATGAAGGCTGACACCGGTGTTCTCGCGGTGTGGGATGAGCTGTCGCGCATTCTGCCCGACCATACTTTCCTGACCGAAACCCGCATCGCCGACGGCACGGTGACGCTTTCAGGGTTTTCAGCTGATGCCGCAGGTCTGGTTCGCATCATCGACCAGTCTCCGCTGTTTTCCGGCGCGACGCTGACGTCTGCGATCACGACTGACGCGAACGAGCGCAAGGATCGCTTCAGCATCCTGTTCAAGCTGCGCGGCGCCCGTGCGGCGCGGCCGGCCGCAAGATCCCGGACTGCGCCATGA
- a CDS encoding prepilin-type N-terminal cleavage/methylation domain-containing protein, which translates to MMRAVNSRLISRVAARRKGEQGLTLIELLLSLAILAILTGFLAGGLSMARRAFGADRAGEIGSETSAAIQTVAALVGSALPVRFDGAGPKDAIGFDGRGEVISFVGLSEGRSLRGGPHRIMLRRSGSDIVADFVALNGARSKESPEPSPTRVVVLSGVRDIRLGYFGTTDPKVKPAWRADWLRAERLPDLVSIRIEFEDERRNEPAAIVALRQG; encoded by the coding sequence ATGATGCGGGCGGTGAACAGCCGGCTGATCTCTCGCGTCGCTGCCCGCAGGAAGGGTGAGCAGGGGCTGACGCTGATCGAGTTGCTGCTGTCGCTTGCCATCCTCGCGATCTTGACCGGCTTTCTGGCCGGCGGATTGTCGATGGCACGGCGGGCCTTCGGCGCCGATCGCGCCGGCGAAATCGGAAGCGAAACCAGTGCCGCGATCCAGACCGTGGCGGCGCTGGTCGGGTCGGCGCTGCCGGTCCGGTTCGACGGAGCGGGCCCAAAGGACGCCATCGGGTTCGACGGCCGCGGCGAGGTGATCTCCTTCGTCGGCTTGAGCGAGGGGCGGTCGCTTCGGGGCGGGCCGCACAGGATCATGCTGCGGCGAAGCGGCAGCGATATCGTCGCGGACTTCGTCGCGCTCAACGGCGCCCGATCGAAGGAGAGCCCTGAACCATCGCCAACCCGCGTTGTGGTGCTCAGCGGCGTGCGCGACATCCGTCTCGGCTATTTCGGCACCACGGATCCAAAGGTAAAGCCAGCCTGGCGTGCGGACTGGCTGCGCGCCGAGCGGCTACCGGATCTGGTTTCGATCCGGATTGAATTTGAGGATGAGCGGCGCAACGAGCCCGCTGCTATCGTGGCGCTACGCCAAGGCTGA
- a CDS encoding type IV pilus modification PilV family protein: protein MLARRKGERGFALLEILVAFVILALGLGAISTGVVVAMRSDARTQVNRTALRVAQSRLEAAGVSEMLVPGTREGLVANKFRWRQTVTEVRVAGDTRAPSGAQPAPASGALKSFWVEVAVEAPDGAATKLAALKLATEAGQ, encoded by the coding sequence ATGCTGGCGAGGCGCAAGGGCGAGCGCGGATTTGCGTTGCTCGAAATCCTCGTGGCCTTCGTCATCCTGGCGCTGGGGTTAGGCGCAATATCGACGGGCGTGGTGGTGGCGATGCGTTCCGATGCGCGCACGCAGGTCAATCGCACCGCGCTGCGGGTTGCGCAGTCCCGCCTCGAAGCCGCCGGCGTTTCCGAGATGCTCGTGCCGGGCACCCGCGAAGGCCTGGTCGCGAACAAATTCCGGTGGCGGCAGACCGTTACCGAAGTCCGTGTCGCCGGCGACACGCGTGCGCCGTCGGGCGCCCAGCCGGCCCCCGCAAGTGGTGCCCTGAAGTCGTTCTGGGTTGAAGTCGCCGTCGAGGCGCCAGACGGCGCCGCCACGAAACTTGCGGCGTTGAAGCTTGCGACAGAGGCGGGACAATGA
- a CDS encoding GspH/FimT family pseudopilin: MRRPASSSAGFTLAELLVVIGIIALVLAGTLSAKPKAAATRVAVTARSVTATLQLARAQAMSSNAETLFRIDVEKGRFGLPNSMHALPRGMAAAVVVAETERSGDTGGIRFYPDGQSSGGEIALTLDGRSARIAVNWLTGEPRLIQ, translated from the coding sequence ATGAGGCGCCCCGCATCATCGTCAGCCGGGTTCACGCTGGCCGAACTGCTCGTGGTCATCGGCATCATCGCCCTTGTCCTTGCCGGCACGCTGTCCGCGAAGCCGAAGGCCGCGGCCACGCGTGTCGCGGTCACGGCCCGTTCCGTCACCGCAACGCTTCAGCTCGCCCGCGCGCAGGCGATGTCGAGCAATGCCGAAACGCTGTTCCGGATCGACGTCGAGAAAGGCCGGTTCGGCTTGCCGAACTCGATGCACGCGCTGCCGCGCGGAATGGCTGCCGCGGTGGTGGTGGCCGAGACGGAGCGTTCCGGCGACACGGGCGGCATCAGATTCTATCCGGACGGCCAGTCGTCCGGCGGCGAGATCGCGCTGACGCTGGACGGGCGGTCGGCGCGGATCGCCGTCAACTGGCTGACCGGCGAACCGCGGTTGATCCAGTGA
- a CDS encoding type II secretion system F family protein — translation MATFHYKAYTARGAITAGTIVAEGVDAAIDALYGAGLTPFETYGVADHAPARALQPSASPQEAEQSIWKREVVQSNRFSLKELTAFTVELASLINSGLTLDAAFRIIAGPGAAPKTARLANGLLKDVLAGLQLSEAMAQRPDVFPSDYRAILAAGEAGGVTGQVLTQIAELLTRRLEIRNKITSALVYPMVLILMSLVSVVVIVFVLIPSISPIFVDAGLPLPGVLHFFEEVQDNWLIVLLVAALCGAAGFVAWGRAKQNPEIMLGVDRLKCSLPVVGRLVQSREAGGFARALGTLLVARVPLMSAMQTARALVTNRHLNALYGSAIKRVPEGTPLHRAFDSDGLLPPASLRLVAVGEESGQLGPMLIQVATVIEADLQRRIERMVGLLTPALTLLIGGSIGGLIMHVMSAVLSINNLAFQ, via the coding sequence TTGGCGACCTTTCACTACAAGGCTTACACGGCGCGAGGCGCGATCACGGCAGGAACGATCGTTGCTGAAGGCGTCGATGCGGCGATCGACGCGCTCTATGGCGCGGGGCTGACCCCGTTCGAAACCTATGGCGTCGCCGACCATGCGCCAGCACGCGCGCTCCAGCCATCCGCGTCACCGCAAGAGGCGGAGCAGTCGATCTGGAAGCGCGAGGTTGTTCAATCAAACCGCTTCAGCCTGAAGGAACTGACGGCCTTTACGGTCGAGCTGGCTTCGCTGATCAATTCCGGGCTGACGCTGGACGCTGCATTCCGCATCATCGCCGGGCCGGGCGCGGCGCCGAAAACCGCGCGTCTTGCCAACGGGCTGCTCAAGGACGTGCTGGCCGGATTGCAGCTTTCGGAAGCGATGGCGCAGCGACCGGACGTGTTTCCCTCGGACTACCGCGCCATTCTGGCCGCCGGCGAAGCCGGAGGGGTTACCGGGCAGGTGCTGACGCAGATCGCCGAACTGTTGACGCGCCGGCTCGAGATCCGCAACAAGATCACGTCGGCGCTGGTCTATCCGATGGTCCTGATCCTGATGTCGCTGGTCTCGGTCGTCGTCATCGTCTTCGTGCTGATACCGAGCATCTCGCCGATCTTTGTCGATGCCGGCCTTCCGCTGCCGGGTGTCCTGCATTTCTTCGAGGAAGTTCAGGACAACTGGCTGATCGTTCTGCTTGTGGCCGCACTTTGCGGCGCGGCGGGTTTCGTGGCGTGGGGCAGGGCGAAACAAAACCCCGAGATCATGCTCGGTGTAGATCGTTTGAAATGCTCGCTGCCAGTGGTTGGTCGGCTCGTGCAAAGCCGAGAAGCCGGCGGCTTTGCACGGGCGCTGGGCACGCTGCTCGTCGCACGGGTGCCGCTGATGTCCGCGATGCAGACCGCGCGGGCGCTCGTCACGAACCGGCACCTGAACGCGCTCTACGGGAGTGCCATCAAGCGCGTTCCGGAAGGTACGCCGCTGCACCGCGCTTTCGATAGCGACGGCCTGTTGCCACCCGCATCGCTTCGGCTCGTTGCCGTCGGCGAGGAGTCCGGTCAGCTCGGCCCCATGCTCATTCAGGTCGCCACCGTGATCGAGGCCGACCTGCAGCGGCGCATCGAACGCATGGTCGGCCTGCTGACGCCGGCGTTGACGCTTCTGATCGGCGGCAGCATCGGCGGGCTCATCATGCATGTGATGAGCGCGGTGCTGTCGATCAACAATCTCGCATTCCAATGA
- a CDS encoding GspE/PulE family protein has translation MAFDIQELLRPAAPLSRATEPPGPKDAGFAQAFSDLLLDKDLVDAAAISRARRAAEAASERFDLVLVKLGLISEADLCLAYATYCGLPLIEAADLPARPVLADRLQLAFLKTNRILPISFDGRRLLVATADPFVDESVKAISYMLDVRVDLAVIAPAEIERALRTLYQDAAPEMQPEETDGIALPGNDGSEFDVERLRDIANEAPVIRLVNQIIARAVERGASDVHVEPGRDAVAVRYRIDGFLQQERLVPAPLRAALTTRMKIMAKLDIAERRLPQDGRIKTVVRGVEIDIRVSTLPTAFGESVVMRILDRTRVELDFTKLGLDGRTQGSLQRLMTLPNGIILVTGPTGSGKTTTLYTALKDLNRPELKLFTVEDPIEYQLSGINQIQVQPQIGLDFPTALRSILRQDPDIVMIGEIRDLETARIAIQAALTGHLVFSTLHTNSAIAAITRLIDIGLERYLLASTIAGVMAQRLVRKLCTVCSRPHTDSERAHGKLKMAIAGHPHVSWSHSREPVGCEACGNTGYSGRTTISELLIIDDSIREAIGRRNQDQRTVEQLAREGGFHTLYEDGLIKVGAGETSLEEVLRVTRAS, from the coding sequence ATGGCATTCGATATCCAGGAATTGTTGCGCCCGGCCGCGCCCTTGAGCCGGGCCACTGAACCGCCGGGGCCCAAGGACGCCGGCTTCGCCCAGGCGTTCTCCGACCTTCTGCTCGACAAGGACCTGGTCGATGCCGCCGCCATCAGCCGGGCGCGGCGGGCCGCGGAGGCGGCCTCCGAGCGCTTCGACCTCGTGCTGGTCAAGCTCGGACTGATTTCCGAGGCCGACCTCTGCCTCGCCTATGCCACCTATTGCGGCCTGCCGCTGATCGAGGCGGCGGATCTTCCGGCACGGCCCGTTCTGGCCGACCGCCTGCAGCTCGCCTTCCTCAAGACCAACCGGATCCTGCCGATCTCGTTCGACGGCCGGCGCCTGTTGGTCGCCACCGCCGATCCCTTCGTCGATGAGTCGGTCAAGGCCATCAGCTACATGCTCGACGTGCGCGTCGATCTCGCCGTGATCGCTCCGGCGGAAATCGAGCGCGCGTTGCGGACGCTGTATCAGGACGCGGCGCCCGAGATGCAGCCTGAGGAAACCGACGGCATCGCGCTTCCCGGCAATGACGGCAGCGAATTCGACGTCGAGCGCCTGCGCGACATCGCCAACGAAGCGCCGGTCATTCGGCTGGTGAATCAGATTATCGCGCGCGCCGTCGAACGCGGCGCTTCCGACGTGCACGTCGAACCGGGGCGCGATGCCGTCGCCGTTCGCTACCGTATCGACGGATTCCTGCAGCAGGAACGTCTCGTGCCCGCGCCGCTGCGGGCCGCGCTGACGACGCGCATGAAGATCATGGCCAAGCTTGATATTGCCGAGCGTCGGCTGCCGCAGGATGGCCGCATCAAGACCGTGGTGCGCGGCGTCGAGATCGACATCCGTGTCTCGACCTTGCCGACGGCGTTCGGCGAAAGCGTCGTGATGCGAATCCTCGATCGCACCCGGGTGGAGCTGGATTTCACCAAGCTCGGGCTCGACGGCAGGACGCAAGGATCTCTCCAGCGCCTGATGACGCTTCCGAATGGCATTATTCTCGTCACCGGCCCGACCGGCAGCGGCAAGACGACGACGCTTTATACTGCCCTAAAGGATCTCAATCGGCCTGAGCTGAAACTGTTCACGGTGGAAGATCCGATCGAATACCAGCTCTCCGGGATCAACCAGATCCAGGTCCAGCCGCAGATCGGTCTCGACTTCCCGACCGCGCTTCGCTCGATCCTGCGCCAGGACCCGGATATCGTCATGATCGGCGAAATCCGCGACCTCGAAACCGCGCGTATCGCGATCCAGGCGGCGCTGACCGGCCATCTGGTGTTTTCAACCCTGCACACCAACAGCGCGATTGCCGCGATCACGCGGCTGATCGACATCGGCCTGGAGCGTTACCTTCTCGCCTCGACAATCGCGGGCGTAATGGCGCAGCGCCTCGTCAGAAAGCTCTGCACTGTTTGCTCGCGACCGCACACGGACAGCGAACGGGCGCATGGCAAGCTCAAGATGGCGATCGCAGGCCATCCGCACGTGAGCTGGTCGCACAGCCGGGAGCCGGTTGGCTGCGAGGCCTGCGGCAACACCGGCTATAGCGGCCGCACCACGATATCGGAACTGTTGATCATCGACGACAGCATCCGCGAAGCGATCGGCCGGCGGAACCAGGATCAGCGCACGGTCGAGCAGCTCGCGCGCGAAGGAGGCTTTCACACGCTCTACGAGGATGGCCTCATCAAGGTCGGGGCCGGCGAGACTTCGCTCGAAGAAGTCCTTCGCGTCACCCGCGCGTCCTGA
- a CDS encoding type II secretion system protein GspK → MGLITLLGMAVIVGARYRTKTSSNYASVAAAEMAAESAVNLAIATALAPTPEQASNFPLRCWLPGGERATITIEEETGKIDLNTASPAALTRFFTALTGDPSRGTGIASQIIEFRKPKAQSTPGAGPTEARFTTVMQLDQIDGMSPLLFRTALRHVTVRSGRPEPDIEAASPATLRLLNVAPKQVAGKRGLPTGGSITIRADISASDGTRFIREALVSLEGGNGRPFVIREWRRGDIDSSSPRQEHPQGTSRACLRVREAAAS, encoded by the coding sequence TTGGGTCTGATTACGCTGCTTGGAATGGCCGTCATCGTCGGCGCGCGTTACCGCACCAAGACCTCGTCGAACTATGCCTCGGTGGCCGCCGCCGAGATGGCGGCGGAGAGCGCCGTCAACCTGGCAATTGCCACGGCGCTGGCCCCGACGCCCGAGCAAGCCAGTAATTTTCCGCTGCGGTGCTGGCTGCCCGGCGGCGAACGCGCCACCATCACGATCGAGGAAGAGACCGGGAAGATCGATCTGAACACCGCGAGCCCGGCCGCGCTGACGCGGTTCTTCACCGCGCTCACGGGCGATCCATCGCGAGGCACCGGCATCGCCTCGCAGATCATCGAATTCCGCAAACCCAAGGCGCAGAGCACGCCAGGCGCCGGGCCTACCGAAGCCCGCTTCACGACCGTGATGCAGCTCGACCAGATCGACGGCATGTCGCCCCTTCTGTTCCGGACAGCGCTTCGCCATGTCACGGTTCGCTCCGGACGGCCCGAGCCCGACATCGAGGCCGCCTCTCCCGCTACGCTCAGATTGCTGAATGTCGCGCCGAAGCAGGTGGCCGGCAAGCGAGGGCTGCCGACAGGCGGCAGCATCACCATCCGCGCGGATATCAGCGCCTCGGACGGTACCCGCTTCATACGCGAGGCGCTGGTCTCGCTGGAAGGCGGCAATGGCCGTCCCTTCGTCATCCGCGAATGGCGGCGCGGGGATATCGATTCATCAAGCCCGCGGCAAGAACACCCCCAAGGCACGTCGCGCGCGTGCCTGCGCGTTCGCGAAGCAGCAGCAAGCTGA
- a CDS encoding adenylate/guanylate cyclase domain-containing protein: MSSEHVERRLAAILAADVVGSCRLIGIDEEGTLAQLKALRKTLFDPKISEHHGRIVKNTGDGALVEFASVVDAVRCADEIQRCMTERNIDVPRDKRIELRIGIHVGDIIIADDDIFGDGVNIAVRLETLAEPGGIVISGHAYDYVRNKVQVGFDDIGAQTLKNIADPVRAYRISGTPTVAITVDQTATDKPSVAVLPFDNMGSGEEQQYLCDGISDDIITELSRFRQLRVLARNSSFQFRGPNVDFGRVSRELGVQYILEGSVRRLGGRVRITAQLIDASANHHVWADRFDRPLEELFDVQDQVVRTIVGTLVGRLQADRADRAKRKPPTSLVAYECVLRGDALPVYDDVSEAEARRLFSRAIELDPGYAKAYALLAFAVCREWYVDMSGSNAALDQALVLAKRAVELDDGQETCLGALGFVHLYRHSYDLAEHYYARARALNPNSPTVLANLGDLYVRLGESEKGIAYLKEAKVVDPFFAPKWYWGAVGRAYFVTHRYDDAIAAFARYPSTMYWGQTYLAACYALTGNIDRSKDHAAEILHLMPEFSISRFMLKDAYRLSSDRKHLTDALRQAGLPE; the protein is encoded by the coding sequence GTGAGCAGTGAGCACGTGGAGCGGCGTTTGGCGGCTATTCTGGCGGCAGATGTCGTGGGCTCTTGCCGATTGATAGGGATCGACGAAGAAGGCACGCTGGCGCAACTGAAAGCTCTTAGAAAGACGCTTTTCGATCCCAAAATCTCTGAGCACCACGGACGTATCGTCAAGAATACAGGCGACGGCGCCCTCGTTGAGTTCGCCAGTGTGGTCGACGCCGTGCGATGCGCCGATGAAATTCAACGCTGCATGACAGAACGAAATATTGATGTGCCGCGGGACAAGCGGATCGAACTCCGCATCGGCATTCACGTCGGTGATATTATCATCGCAGACGATGATATTTTTGGCGATGGGGTCAACATTGCCGTGCGCCTCGAAACCCTCGCCGAGCCGGGCGGCATCGTGATCTCCGGCCACGCCTATGACTATGTCAGGAACAAGGTCCAGGTTGGGTTCGACGATATCGGCGCTCAAACTCTGAAAAACATCGCCGATCCGGTGCGGGCTTATCGCATCAGTGGCACGCCGACAGTCGCAATAACCGTAGACCAGACTGCGACAGACAAGCCTTCGGTCGCAGTACTGCCCTTTGACAACATGGGCAGTGGAGAAGAACAGCAATACCTCTGTGACGGTATCAGTGATGACATCATTACCGAGCTGTCACGATTCCGACAATTGCGTGTTCTGGCTCGCAATTCCTCGTTCCAATTTCGCGGGCCAAATGTTGATTTTGGTCGCGTCAGCCGAGAACTTGGCGTTCAATACATATTGGAAGGTAGCGTCCGGCGGCTTGGAGGCCGCGTTCGCATCACTGCTCAACTTATTGATGCGTCAGCAAATCACCATGTGTGGGCAGATCGATTTGATCGGCCTCTAGAAGAGTTATTCGATGTTCAGGATCAGGTGGTTCGGACAATCGTGGGTACTCTCGTAGGACGGCTGCAAGCCGACCGTGCTGATCGTGCCAAACGCAAGCCACCTACCAGCCTAGTTGCATACGAATGTGTGCTACGCGGCGATGCCTTGCCCGTATACGACGACGTTAGCGAGGCCGAAGCGCGCCGTCTGTTCAGCCGAGCTATCGAACTCGACCCCGGGTACGCAAAAGCTTATGCGCTGCTCGCGTTTGCCGTCTGTCGCGAATGGTACGTCGACATGAGTGGATCCAATGCCGCATTGGATCAAGCACTAGTGCTCGCGAAGCGGGCCGTCGAACTCGACGATGGCCAGGAAACGTGTCTGGGGGCTTTGGGTTTTGTGCACTTGTATCGCCATTCGTACGATCTCGCTGAGCACTATTATGCTAGGGCGCGCGCGCTGAACCCGAACAGCCCGACTGTCTTGGCGAATTTAGGCGACTTGTACGTCCGTCTCGGAGAATCCGAAAAAGGCATCGCTTACTTGAAGGAAGCGAAAGTCGTCGATCCCTTCTTTGCTCCGAAATGGTATTGGGGGGCGGTGGGCAGAGCGTACTTCGTGACACACCGGTATGACGACGCCATCGCGGCTTTTGCTCGGTATCCAAGTACAATGTATTGGGGGCAGACATACCTGGCGGCTTGCTATGCTTTGACGGGCAATATTGATCGGTCCAAAGATCATGCTGCCGAAATCCTTCACCTCATGCCTGAGTTCTCAATCTCGCGCTTTATGCTGAAGGACGCGTACAGGCTTTCGAGCGATCGTAAACATCTGACCGATGCTCTCCGCCAAGCTGGGCTGCCGGAATGA
- a CDS encoding tyrosine-type recombinase/integrase: MTDDASTSESKHVPWNKGKIVGAKPPLRSKHVWSIRTKLQVEGRIRDLALFNIAIDSKLRGCDVVALKVDEVAPSGYAADRASVRQKKTGSTRLLSGWLAGIGLDPHLFGTHSLRRTKATLIYRRTGNLRAVQLLLRHTKIESTVRYLGIEVDDALAIAEQVDV; encoded by the coding sequence ATGACCGATGATGCGAGCACTAGCGAGTCCAAGCACGTCCCGTGGAACAAGGGAAAGATCGTGGGCGCGAAGCCGCCACTCCGCTCGAAGCACGTCTGGTCCATCCGGACGAAGCTCCAGGTCGAAGGCCGAATTCGCGATCTCGCGTTGTTCAACATTGCCATCGACAGCAAGCTTCGTGGGTGCGATGTGGTAGCCCTGAAAGTCGATGAAGTCGCGCCAAGCGGTTATGCGGCCGACAGGGCAAGCGTCCGCCAGAAGAAAACCGGGAGTACGCGGCTGTTGTCGGGTTGGCTAGCCGGTATAGGCTTGGATCCTCACCTGTTCGGAACGCATTCACTGCGTCGAACAAAGGCGACCCTCATCTATCGGCGCACAGGCAACTTGCGGGCCGTGCAGCTTCTTCTGCGGCATACGAAAATCGAGAGCACCGTCCGCTACTTGGGAATTGAGGTCGACGACGCGCTCGCAATAGCGGAACAAGTAGACGTCTGA